The stretch of DNA ACCTTGAGGGCATTTCCGTGAGCATGGGAGCCGCCTGCAGTTCGGGGGCGCTCGAGCCCTCGAAGCCGCTGCAGGGCATGGGCTACGCGCGCGAGGAAGCGGCCTCGGCTGTGCGTTTCTCCGTCGGATGGAATACCAGCGCCGAAGATGTCACCCGGCTCGGCAGGATTCTGCCTGCAATCGTCGAGCGGCTGCGCGGCGCAGGTCGCGCCCGGCAGCAGCGACTTAACCGCGCAAGCGGTTGAACTTTCGGACCTCCACAGCCTAAAGTCTCTTCCAATTATGGCATCTGTTGTACTAGGCATTGATCTGGGGACCACCAACACCTGCGTGGCCGTATGGGAAGCGGGCAAGCCCCGTGTGATCTCTTCGGTCGACGGGACGAACACGATTCCCAGCGCCGTCGCCCTCACCGATAGCGGCGAGTGGCTCGTGGGCTCGGCGGCCCTGCGCCAGAGGGTGGCCAAACCCACGCGCACCGTGACGGAGGCCAAGCGCCTGCTCGGACGTGGCGCCGACGAGATCGCCAGGCTCCAGCCGATCTATCCCTTCACGCTCGCCCCCCACAAGGGGAACGTCGGCGTGAAGATCGGTGAGAAGGAATACTCGATTCCCGAGCTCTCGGCCGTGGTCCTCGATCATGTCAAAGAGCGCGCCGAAAAGGTGCTCGGCGTTCCCATCAAGGAAGCCGTCATCACGGTGCCCGCCCATTTTAATGAGCGCCAGCGCCAGGCCACCCGCGACGCCGGCCTGATCGCCGGGCTCAAGGTTCGCAAGATCATCAGCGAGCCCACCGCCGCGGCGGTCGCCTACGGCATGGGCCGCGGCGAGGGCAAGAAGGTCCTGGTCTTCGACCTTGGCGGTGGCACCTTCGACGTGACGGTCATTCACGTCAAGGACAAGTCCTTCAAGGTTCTTGCCACCGGCGGTGATGCCAAGCTCGGCGGCGCCGACTTCGATACGCTGCTCGTCGATTTCCTGGTGGACCAGTTCATCAAGCAACATCCGGGCGTGGATCCCCGCCAGGTTCCCGAGAGCCTCTCGCGTCTGCAGGAAGCGGCCGAGAAGGCCAAGTGCGAGCTCTCCACCACGGTGCAGAGCCCCATCAATCTGCCGTTCATCGCGGTGGTCAACGGCCAGCCCGCGCACCTTGAGACCACTGTCAACCGCGCCTTCTTCGAGCAGCTTGCCCATCCGCTCATCGCCCGTTGCATCACTGCGATGAAGAACACGCTCGGCGACGCCAAGCTCAAGTTCATGGACATCAACGAAGTGCTGCTCGTGGGCGGCATGACGCGCATGCCGAAGATCGCGGCGGAGGTGCAGACCCTCACCGGCAAGCCCCCCTCGAAGGGAATCAATCCCGATGAGGCGGTGGCCGTGGGCGCCGCGACGGTGGGGCAGTGGATTGCCGAGGACGCCAAGCAGGAACTCATCGACGTGGTACCGCTGCCGCTCGGACTCACGCTCTCGGGCGGTCGCTTCGGCGTGCTCGTGCAGAAGAACACCCCGCTGCCGGTGAAGGTGACCAAGCCCTACACCACCTCCAAGGACAAGCAGCGCAAGATCAAGATCCACGTCCGCCAGGGCGAGAGTGAAGAGGCCAAGGAGAATATCCTGCTCGGCGCGTTCAACCTGATCCTCGCCGACGAGCAGCCCAAGGGAAAACCCAAGATCGAGGTGACCTTCGAACTCGACAAAGACGGCATCCTCAACGTCACGGCCGAGGACAAACAGGCCGGCAAGCGCGGCAAGGTGCTCATTCGTCCCCAGGAAGACGAAGCCATCGGCATCGAGGAAGAGATCCGCAAGGCCGAGGTCGATACCGCCGCATTCGACAAGGCGAAAAAAGAACTGGCCGCGGTCGAGGGCCTCTTCGCCCAGCTCGGCGGCGGCATTTCCGGTGCCGAGCGCGCCGACATCGACGGCAAGCTCCGGGCGCTTCGCAGCGCCATCGTCGAGCAGAACCTGCCCGAGGTAAACAAGCTCCTGCCCGAGGTCACCCAGCTCGGCGCCGCCCACATGGCCAAGCTCCGCGGCGGGTGAGAGGGCGCAGAAACCTTTCTCATGGAATGTGTAAAACCGCCAGCGGTGATCTATACGATCGGTATCGTAATGCTTTTGCTTGGCATTGTTCTCCTATGGAGTTCCAATGGTTTCGCGAAAACGGCCGCACGGAATTTGGTCATTCAGGCTCGTTGTTATGCACCGATCGGTTGGATAATTCTGGCTGTCTCGATTGTTACCCTTGGCTTCAACCTAGTTGTTCAGCCCTTTCTCAGCAGCCCATTTCTTCTCCTCGGGCCGGTCGGGCTGGGCTTGTTTTTGATAGTTGCAGGAAGCGGTGTGGGGCGGCGGTGGCTGGAACTATCTAGTGAGTCAATCAGGGGTTGGTATGCTTTCAGCTACACTCTAGGTGGGGTTGGCCTAGTAATAATGGGAGTCGTAGTGGTGGTATTGGCTTCAGAGTGCTAGTTGGCTTGCGCCTCGCCCGGCTTTCCTTCTTTTTACCACCCAGCGCAGACATACTTGTGCAAAGCGGCCAGCAGGACGCCAATATACCCCAGATTCCCCCCTCCTTGCGCTTATCCGCGCCAGCGTGCTAGGAAAGGGCCCTCCGGGCGCTCCCTGAAGCCAGAGGCGCGCCCTGCACATAAATACCGTAGACAGGTTTTAGAATTCTCATGGCGAAGAAGAAGTCGAACAAGAGCGACCGCGAAGCAATTTTGAAGCACCTTGAAAGCCGCGTGGAGACTGCCAAGAAGTCCCTCGCCGCCGTTGAGGACAAGTCCGAAGGCAATCCGGCCGCCCGCGAGGCGCGCAAGCGCCTCAAGCGCGCCCAGCGTGCAGTGGCCAAGCACAACAGCTACCGCGGCAAGACGCTGGCCAGGCAGGCCGAGATCGCCGCGCAGAAGGCCAAGGACGCCGAGGCTTCCGCGCCGGCTCCTGCCGCTGAAGCGCCCGCTGAAGAAGCCGCTGCCGAGTAACCCTCGGCCGGTTTCGGCGCTTTGGGCGCCCCCCGGCGCGTAGCGCATTTCGCACCTCATCCATCCCCAGAATCGGGAAATGGTTTCGTGACGGGTTTTCCCTGCGCTTTGGTCGGGGTATATCCATTCCATGCTTCCTCGGTTCAACATCTTTGTCGAATGGCTCTGCCGCTGGTACCTCTCGCGGGTGTCGGTGAGCCAGCGCTTTCTCTCGAAATCCCGCGAGCTGCGTGAATCGGGCACCGTCTTCTACGTCGTTCGCGACCGCAGCTATCTCGAAACCCTGGCGGCCAACTATCTGTTCCGCACCCACGATGTGCCGCTGGTTCCCTTCGCCGGGAATTTGAGGCTCTGGCGCTTCGGCCCATTGGCCCGCCTGCTGGGGATGGCACGCGACGGGCTGCTGCGCGTCCTTCGTCTGGCGCCGGGACGAACGAAATACCGCGAGCGCCTCCAGCGCGTGGTTCGTCGCCAGGAAAACGGGCTGATCTTTCTCAAGCGTGGCAAGACCGTCCTCTGGGAATTCTTCGAGGGCAACGACCCATTCTCCATCCTGCTCGAAGAAGCCCGCTACACCTCCCGCCCGCTCTACCTGCTTCCGCAGTTCATGATTCTCGATATGACGCCCACGCCGACCAAACCGCACGTCGGCACGCGGCTCTTCGGCAGCGCCGATGAACCGAGCGTGCTGCGCAAGATGTGGCAGGTGCTCAAGGCCTCGCGCAGCTCCAAGCTCGAATGCGGCGACCCCGTCTGCGTGCAGGAGTTTCTGCAGGCCAACCCGGGCCTCTCCGAAGGCGACCTGGTGCGCAAGCTCAAGCTCGCCCTGCTGGAGGAATTCGAGGCCGAGCGCAAGGTCTTCGCCGGGCCGCGCCTTCGCAGTCGCCTGGATCTCAAGAGCGAACTGCTGCGCGCCCCCCAGCTCTATGACTTCATGCTCGCGCAGGCTGAGCGCGAGGGGACGACCAAGGAAGAAATTCTCAAGCGCGCCGACAAGATCATCGAAAAGATGGCCTCCGACCCGGTGCTGGCCTACGCGCTCGCGCTCAAGCACGTGCTGTTCTGGGGCCTCGACAAGACCTACGAGAGCGTGCAGATCGACTACGAGGGGCTGGAGCGGGTAAAAGCCGCGCTCAAGCGGGGGCCGGTCATCCTGCTGCCCAACCATTCGAGCCACGTGGACTACCTGCTGATCTCGTGCCTGTTCAATCAGGAGCATTTGCAGCTCCCCCAGATCGCGGCCGGCGACAACCTGACCTTCTGGCCCATGGGCCACATCTTCCGAAAGAGCAGCGCCTTCTTTATCCGGCGCAGCTTCCGCGGCGACCGGCTCTACACGCAGGTCTTCGATACCTACCTGACGTATCTACTCAGTGAGGGATTCGCCATCGAGTTCTTCATCGAGGGAACCCGATCGCGCGCGGGCAAGTTGCGACAGCCCCAGTTCGGGATGCTCTCGCGCATGGTGGCCAGCTACTTCGAGGGGCACGCCCCCGGGCTGACCTTCATTCCCGTCGGCATGGACTACGAGCGCATCTTTGAAGAGAACACCTACCGGCGCGAGCAGCAGGGCGCGGCCAAGAAGAAGGAGAGCGCGACCTCTCTGCTTTCCCTGCCGCGCGCGCTCAATGAACCGCGCGGCCACATGTATCTGCGTTTCGGCCAGGAAATCGACATGGAGGATTTCTGCCGCGAGAGTGGGCTCAACGTCTCGGCCGCCAACGGGCGCCGGGAAGTGACCCGCAACCTGGGCGTCGAGATCCTCCACCGCATTCAGGACGCCCGCACCGTGACGGCCACCGCGCTGCTCACGGCGGGGATTTTGACCGAAGCGCACGCCACCCTGGGCCATTCCGAGGCCGTGCGCCGCGCGCTGTTCTTCCGTGAAGTGCTCGCCTCGCGCGCCATCAACATGGGCGTGGGCGTGAGTCCCGCCGATTCCGACGCCCAGGTCGGCGAGGCCATTGCCGCAGCGGCCGGCCGCCTCATCACGGCCGAGGTGCTGTCCCTGCAGGCGCAGGACGGCGAGGACGTCTACTCCGTTGTGCCCGAGCAGTATCTGATTCTCGATTACTACCGCAATTCGCTGGTGAACCCGCTCGTCGACCTCTCGCTGGTGGCGCACCTGATGCACGGGCGCGAGGGGCAACACGTTGCTGCCGACGATTTGCGCCGCGACTTCGACTTCCTGATGAACGTCCTCCAGAAGGAAGTTGTTACCCGGTTCACGGACCTCGATCAGGCCGTGCAGAAATTGCTGGAGATGGGTGTGGTGCGCGGAAGCACGGAAGCTCTGGAAGTAGCCGATGAAACCGCGCTGCTGCTGCTCTCGGGCCTCACACGGGCGATTCTCGATGGCTATCTCTGCGTGGCCAGCGCATTCTCGACGCTGGCGGGCGAGCCCATCGACAAGGTGGCGCTTCTTGAGCTGCTGGAACTCGAGCAGCAGAAACTCCACGAAGCAGGGCGCATTTCCCGCGACGATCTGCTGACCGTCTCGCTGCGCGATCAGGCCTTTGACATGATGGTGGACACCGCCATGCTCGACCGGCGCGAACAGCGGGGTGATGACGATGGACGCAAGTCAGTGGAATATGCGGTAAAGAATGCCGACGCGGTGGACGAGGTCTTTGCCCGCCTGGGCGCGATCCTTCAGCGCAGCCCGCTTCGCGCCCCCGAAATCAGCGAGCAAAAAACGGAGGCGGAACCGGCTCGGGTTCGTCTGCAAGGATGATGTCGTAGGTCTCCAGCAGCGTGCCCACCGAGAAGCGGTAGGTCGCGATGGAGTTGTTGTAATCGGCAATGGCGCGCTGGTAGGCGCTGCGTGCGGTGTTGGCTTTCTCTTCCTGCTCCAGCACATCGAAGCTCGTCGAGAGCCCCACCTCATAGCGGCGGCGCTCGGCCGCCAGGTTTTCCTCGGCCAGCTCCTGCCCGACTTCGGTCGTGCGAATGCGCTTGGCATTGGTCAGCACGTCGCGCATCGCGCGGCGCACCTGCATGAGAATCTCCGTGTCGTGAATCTTGAAATTCTCCAGCGCGAGCTGCTGGTCGAGTATGGCCTTGCGCAGCTTGGCCTGCGTCTCGCGCGAGCCGAGCGCGATGGAGAAGGTGGCACTGACCTTCCAGTAGGGGGTGTCGGCATCGAAGATCTGTTCATAGGTCCGACCGAATTCGCCGCCGAACTGGGTGTTGAGCGGAATGGCGTTGATCGAGGTCGACTTGGGCGCCACATCGCCGGCAAGGCCCACCAGGCCGCCCTCCACGCTCAGGTCGAGCTGGGGGAGCTTGGCATTGCGCGCCAGCCGCGAGCTGATGTCCAGATTCTCATAGGTCAGGCGCGCGATCTCGTAGTCCGGGCGGCGGCGGCGGGCGAGCTGAATCGCCTCGTCGGCGCTGGGCAGGACCGTCTCGGTTTCACCTTCATCGACCAGCTCGATCTTCGCATTGAGCTGTTCATTGTTCTTGGTCAGGCCCAGGATGCGCTTGAGGTTGTCCTCGGCAAGGCCGACCTGGTTTTCGGCAATGACGACGTTCTCTTCGCGGCGGGCCGCGCCCTCACGCGCCTGGGTCAGGGCGATGGGCGGGTCGAGCTTGACGCGCACGCGGTTCTCCGCGATGCGCACCAGGTCAGTTGCCACCTTGAGCGAGTCGCGCTGGTTGTTCAGGTTTTCCAGGGCGTAGGCCAGTTCCCAATAGGCCTGAATCACTTCCAGAATTCGCTCGGAAATCTCGATGTTGAACTGCTGGGCGGAGATCTTGCGCTGGGTGCGCGCGATCACCACGTTGCCCATGTTCACGCCGAGGCCAAAGCCCTGCAGCAGGGGCTGGGTCAGCTTGGCGTTGACCGTAGTCTCGTACTGGGGCGAGAGCAGCACGAAGCCGCTGGTACTCTCGGAGCGCTGGTTGGTGACGTTGAGCGAATACTTCGTGCCGGTCGAGAGCGCGCCCGAGAGGGCGAAGTTCAGATCAAAGGTCTTTTCATCGACGATCGGGTTGGTCGGATTGAACAGGTTGGGCTGGGGCGTCGTCGAGTCCTGGTAGGCGGTGGTCACGCTGAAGATGGGATCGAAGCGCCCCAGGCTCTGGGTCACGTCGGCGACGGAGCGATCGAAGTCGATCCGGCTGATCATAATCTCTTCATTGTTGTCGAGGGCCAGCTCGATTGCGCGCGCCAGGTTGAGCGGCAGGCGCGAGCCGGCGTCCGAGAACACGCTTTGCTTGCTGACCGGAGCCTCGGTCGCCGCCTCGGCTGCCACTTCACTCGCGGGCTCGTTCGAAGCGGGATCGGCCGCGCTTTCCTGCGCCGCGACGGGAGCGGCGATGACAAGCAACGCAAACCAGAGCAGAACTGCCGGAAGTCGTTTCAAGGGATGGGTTGTCCTTCCTGGGCAAGAGGCGCCGTAGCGCCGATTGCTGGTGTGAGGGGCCGGTCGCCTCTGTTGCGTCCGCAGGGGCCTCAACGCGGCCACACGGTAACAAGCCACGGGCCCCCGGGCAAGGAGGCTGCCCGGCACTGGCCAGTGTTTGGCGAAGCGGGCTAGAGTCCCCGGCGCAATGAGTGTGATCTCCACCGTGAACCTTCTTCAGCGCGCCCGCGAAAGCGGCCGTCCGCTGGTGCTCGCCCATCGCGGCGGGCGGCACCTTTATCCCGAGAACACGCTGGAGGCCTTCTCCCGCTGCTTTTCCGACGGTGCAGAGGGTGTGGAGCTGGACGTTCGTTGCACGCGCGATGGAAAAGTGGTCGTCTTCCACGATGCCGAGCTCGAAACGCTGACCGATGGTCAGGGTCGGGCCTCCCACAAGAGCTGGGAAGAGATCCGAACCATTCGGGTACGAAACCACCAGGGCGACTTGACCGATCAGACGATTCCGCGTTTCGAGGAAGTGCTCGAAGCGCTGCCGGTGGATGGTTTTCTCAACGTCGAGATCAAGTTCGAGCGTGGCAGCTATCCCGGGAATTCTTCGCTCCCGCTGGTGCGGCGCACGCTGGAAGTCCTTCGCGGCGAGAGCGCGTTCGGAGAGCGGCCGGTCATCATCAGTTCCTTTTCCATGCAGGTGAACCTGCAACTGCGCGCGCTGGCGCGTGACTTCGCGCGCGGTTACCTGTTCGAACAGCGCTGGGGCGTGCCGCGCTACCGGCGCATCGGCGACCGGCTGCTTGCGGCCCACGCGCTCCATCCGGCAAAAGAACTCGTCAGCGACGAACTCATGGCCGCCGCGCGCCGCGCCGGCCGCGAGGTGGCGGTGTGGACCGTCAACGAGCCCGATGACATGCGCCGCCTGGCGCGCATGGGGGTCGGGGCGCTCATCACCGACCGGCCCGACATTGGGCGCGAGGTGGTCGATTCGCTCGGGCAGGGCGGGGGGCGCGCATGAGCGGCGGCAGCGACTGGCTGGGCCGTCTGGCGCGCCCGCTCGAATCGGCCTCGCAGAACGACTTCCGCGCGCTCCCGCGCGTGCGCGATCTGGGCAAGGCGATTCTGAACATTCTGCAGAACGCTCCCGAAGAGACCGGCGGCGGCGCCGAGCAGTTTCGAGAGCGCATGGCCGCGCTCTTTGGCGACTTCGACACGCTGCCACTTCCGGTGCGGCGCGACCGGGTGGCGCGCGCGTTAAAGCTCATCACCGAGGCGCGCCAGCAGAACCTCTGGCCCGAGAGTGCGCAGAGCAAAAACGACTCAAAGAGCAAGGAATCCGCCACGCCCGATGGCAGCGGCAAGGTTCCGCCCGAACCCGCCCCGCGCGAGGCGGAGCTTGCGCGCAAGGCCGCCCGCGCTCCCGAGGGGGACCTGGCCCGCGCGCTCAGCGAGCTCGATACCGATGTCACCTATGTGAAGGGCGTGGGCCCGCGGCTCGCGCAGGTGCTGGGAAAGCTGGGCATCGAAAAAGTCGGGGACCTGCTCTGGCACCTGCCGCATCGCTACGAGGACCGGCGCGACGTGCGCAAGATCGCCGAGCTCAAGGGCGGCGAGAGCGCGGTGGTGCGCGGCAAGATTCTTGGCGCCGGCCGTGCGGGGCGGCGCGTCTACGAGGCACTGCTCGGGGACGAGACCGGGACGATCTCGCTCAAGTGGTTCCGTTTCAATGAAAAGCAGCTCCGCGATCGCCTGGAACGCGGCGAGGAAGTCTTTGCCACCGGTGAGGTGAAGAGCTTTCGCGGCAAGCTGGAGATGACCCATCCCGAGCTCGAGAGCGCCCTCGACGATGAAGAAGACGGCGGCCGCGAGGCCATCGTGCCCGTCTATCCGCTCACCGAGGGGCTCCACAACAGGCGGATCCGTACGATTGTCGGCAACGCCCTCGACAAGTTCGCTCCCTACATGCTCGACGCCGTGCCAAACTCGCTCATGGGCGAGCCCCTTCCCACGCTGGCCGACTCGCTGCGAGAGCTGCACCGCCCCGACGCGGGCAACGACCTGCAGCGCCTCAAGGCGCAGGCCACGCTCTACCACCAGCGTCTTCGCCTGCAGGAGGCCTTCTATCTGCAGATGGGCCTGGTGCGCAGCAAGATGGAGCAGGCGGCAGAGCAAGCCCCAGCCTTTGATCCCGAGCCCGAGCTGCTGCAAAAGCTCATGGCTGCGCTGCCCTTCAAGCCAACCGGCGCGCAGCAACGGGTGATCGCGGAGATCGCCGGCGATCTCTCAAAGCCGCGGGTGATGAACCGCCTCCTTCAGGGCGACGTGGGCAGTGGCAAGACCGTCGTCGCCGCCGCAGCCGCCAGCATCGCCATTGCCGGCGGCGCGCAGGTGGCGCTGATGGCGCCCACGGAAATCCTCGCAGAGCAGCACTACCGCAGCCTCAAAGCCCTGCTGGAGGGACTCGGTGTGCGTGTTGCGCTGCTGACGAGCTCCCAGAAAGTCTCGACCACCGCGGTCAAGCCCGCCCGCGTGCTCCATGACATCAGCGTGGGCGCGGCGGATCTGGTCGTGGGAACCCACGCGATCATCCAGGACCAGGTGAAGTTCAAGAACCTGGCCCTGGCCATCATCGATGAGCAGCACCGCTTCGGCGTCGCCCAGCGTGCCGATCTTCGCGACAAGGGCGAGCACGTCCACTTCCTCGTGATGACGGCGACGCCCATTCCGCGAACGCTGACCATGACGATCTATGGCGACCTCGCAGTCTCGCTGCTCGACGAAATGCCGCCGGGAAGAACGCCGGTCCACACGCGGGTCTATCCGGCCAAGGGGCGCGCCGAGGTCTGGCGGCTCGTTGAGCGCGAGCTCGCCGAGGGGCGGCAGGCCTACGTGGTCTATCCGCTGGTGGCCGAGTCGGAGAAAATGGACCTGCGCGACGCCATCGCCGCGGCCGAGGAACTCCAGAACGAGGTGTTCAAAAATTACCGCGTGGGCATCGTCCACGGGCAGATGAAGAGCGCGGAAAAGGATGACGTCCTCCGCCGCTTCCGAGACGGGGAGGTCCACGTGCTCGTCTCCACCACGGTGATCGAGGTGGGCATCGACGTGCCCAACGCCTCGGTCATGGTGATCGAGCAT from Chrysiogenia bacterium encodes:
- the recG gene encoding ATP-dependent DNA helicase RecG, translating into MSGGSDWLGRLARPLESASQNDFRALPRVRDLGKAILNILQNAPEETGGGAEQFRERMAALFGDFDTLPLPVRRDRVARALKLITEARQQNLWPESAQSKNDSKSKESATPDGSGKVPPEPAPREAELARKAARAPEGDLARALSELDTDVTYVKGVGPRLAQVLGKLGIEKVGDLLWHLPHRYEDRRDVRKIAELKGGESAVVRGKILGAGRAGRRVYEALLGDETGTISLKWFRFNEKQLRDRLERGEEVFATGEVKSFRGKLEMTHPELESALDDEEDGGREAIVPVYPLTEGLHNRRIRTIVGNALDKFAPYMLDAVPNSLMGEPLPTLADSLRELHRPDAGNDLQRLKAQATLYHQRLRLQEAFYLQMGLVRSKMEQAAEQAPAFDPEPELLQKLMAALPFKPTGAQQRVIAEIAGDLSKPRVMNRLLQGDVGSGKTVVAAAAASIAIAGGAQVALMAPTEILAEQHYRSLKALLEGLGVRVALLTSSQKVSTTAVKPARVLHDISVGAADLVVGTHAIIQDQVKFKNLALAIIDEQHRFGVAQRADLRDKGEHVHFLVMTATPIPRTLTMTIYGDLAVSLLDEMPPGRTPVHTRVYPAKGRAEVWRLVERELAEGRQAYVVYPLVAESEKMDLRDAIAAAEELQNEVFKNYRVGIVHGQMKSAEKDDVLRRFRDGEVHVLVSTTVIEVGIDVPNASVMVIEHAERFGLSQLHQLRGRVGRGGGRSYCYLVGGAGVHADANARLKVMEQVSDGFVIAEEDLRLRGPGEFMGTRQSGLPEFRTLDLVRDRAIIARARQAAEEIFADDPQLQRPEHRALSWALTHHWKRRGRFARVG
- a CDS encoding Hsp70 family protein, with protein sequence MASVVLGIDLGTTNTCVAVWEAGKPRVISSVDGTNTIPSAVALTDSGEWLVGSAALRQRVAKPTRTVTEAKRLLGRGADEIARLQPIYPFTLAPHKGNVGVKIGEKEYSIPELSAVVLDHVKERAEKVLGVPIKEAVITVPAHFNERQRQATRDAGLIAGLKVRKIISEPTAAAVAYGMGRGEGKKVLVFDLGGGTFDVTVIHVKDKSFKVLATGGDAKLGGADFDTLLVDFLVDQFIKQHPGVDPRQVPESLSRLQEAAEKAKCELSTTVQSPINLPFIAVVNGQPAHLETTVNRAFFEQLAHPLIARCITAMKNTLGDAKLKFMDINEVLLVGGMTRMPKIAAEVQTLTGKPPSKGINPDEAVAVGAATVGQWIAEDAKQELIDVVPLPLGLTLSGGRFGVLVQKNTPLPVKVTKPYTTSKDKQRKIKIHVRQGESEEAKENILLGAFNLILADEQPKGKPKIEVTFELDKDGILNVTAEDKQAGKRGKVLIRPQEDEAIGIEEEIRKAEVDTAAFDKAKKELAAVEGLFAQLGGGISGAERADIDGKLRALRSAIVEQNLPEVNKLLPEVTQLGAAHMAKLRGG
- a CDS encoding TolC family protein, translating into MKRLPAVLLWFALLVIAAPVAAQESAADPASNEPASEVAAEAATEAPVSKQSVFSDAGSRLPLNLARAIELALDNNEEIMISRIDFDRSVADVTQSLGRFDPIFSVTTAYQDSTTPQPNLFNPTNPIVDEKTFDLNFALSGALSTGTKYSLNVTNQRSESTSGFVLLSPQYETTVNAKLTQPLLQGFGLGVNMGNVVIARTQRKISAQQFNIEISERILEVIQAYWELAYALENLNNQRDSLKVATDLVRIAENRVRVKLDPPIALTQAREGAARREENVVIAENQVGLAEDNLKRILGLTKNNEQLNAKIELVDEGETETVLPSADEAIQLARRRRPDYEIARLTYENLDISSRLARNAKLPQLDLSVEGGLVGLAGDVAPKSTSINAIPLNTQFGGEFGRTYEQIFDADTPYWKVSATFSIALGSRETQAKLRKAILDQQLALENFKIHDTEILMQVRRAMRDVLTNAKRIRTTEVGQELAEENLAAERRRYEVGLSTSFDVLEQEEKANTARSAYQRAIADYNNSIATYRFSVGTLLETYDIILADEPEPVPPPFFAR
- a CDS encoding 1-acyl-sn-glycerol-3-phosphate acyltransferase — protein: MLPRFNIFVEWLCRWYLSRVSVSQRFLSKSRELRESGTVFYVVRDRSYLETLAANYLFRTHDVPLVPFAGNLRLWRFGPLARLLGMARDGLLRVLRLAPGRTKYRERLQRVVRRQENGLIFLKRGKTVLWEFFEGNDPFSILLEEARYTSRPLYLLPQFMILDMTPTPTKPHVGTRLFGSADEPSVLRKMWQVLKASRSSKLECGDPVCVQEFLQANPGLSEGDLVRKLKLALLEEFEAERKVFAGPRLRSRLDLKSELLRAPQLYDFMLAQAEREGTTKEEILKRADKIIEKMASDPVLAYALALKHVLFWGLDKTYESVQIDYEGLERVKAALKRGPVILLPNHSSHVDYLLISCLFNQEHLQLPQIAAGDNLTFWPMGHIFRKSSAFFIRRSFRGDRLYTQVFDTYLTYLLSEGFAIEFFIEGTRSRAGKLRQPQFGMLSRMVASYFEGHAPGLTFIPVGMDYERIFEENTYRREQQGAAKKKESATSLLSLPRALNEPRGHMYLRFGQEIDMEDFCRESGLNVSAANGRREVTRNLGVEILHRIQDARTVTATALLTAGILTEAHATLGHSEAVRRALFFREVLASRAINMGVGVSPADSDAQVGEAIAAAAGRLITAEVLSLQAQDGEDVYSVVPEQYLILDYYRNSLVNPLVDLSLVAHLMHGREGQHVAADDLRRDFDFLMNVLQKEVVTRFTDLDQAVQKLLEMGVVRGSTEALEVADETALLLLSGLTRAILDGYLCVASAFSTLAGEPIDKVALLELLELEQQKLHEAGRISRDDLLTVSLRDQAFDMMVDTAMLDRREQRGDDDGRKSVEYAVKNADAVDEVFARLGAILQRSPLRAPEISEQKTEAEPARVRLQG